One window of the Lytechinus variegatus isolate NC3 chromosome 3, Lvar_3.0, whole genome shotgun sequence genome contains the following:
- the LOC121409915 gene encoding fibrillin-1-like, translating into MWCFGITLFLILQGIISTRATVIVSYHLSTYLNPSSKQLDGVCCDGISTDLCQTRCDNKFEICFGPLGNDNSTDDCPYGKYKTNKVHEDRDLFLFPTPLPGGVPNPINIRIEEWKKGFRVKMKVFDTNSYYNPEILVDVYGDNFHMQPGRTPSRARKHRRTLSGEGSSQIIVNIKLYCDSHFYGPECSVYCKPRGDGIDHFYCDPLTGDIICHAGYTGDRCAEEIDECASLPCQNNGTCHDVVNGFWCTCQEGIAGNVCQTNPDDCQENECRNGASCIDGYATYTCKCPPGFSGTYCEFNINECASYPCQNNAVCSDGINGYVCLCIPGFTGTHCETNIDECASDPCYNGASCIDRVNKYKCRCIKGYEGEYCEVNINECVSDPCQNGAICIDAVNGFECICKPGYQGKFCQVNTDECKSNPCLNRGECVDGVNGYNCSCTPGYTGIHCEFNIDECASNPCLHGSTCNDLVNRYRCNCLPGYEGAECHIEIDECQSNPCQNEAPCVDVVAGYQCVCLPGYEGSECETDINECNSYPCENDGMCLDGINGYACQCRDGFEGIHCEINIDECESSPCLNQGTCDDGINSYTCICKPGFTGIECETDIDECVSAPCQNDAACIDGINSYICKCTPGYEGDYCEINIDECASLPCLNGATCIDGVDGYVCSCSPGYTDVNCNLEINECISIVCHNGGECVDHINKYECVCLPGYSGLQCEININECESRPCQNGATCKDRINGYQCNCLPGYEGWNCEIETDECSSSPCVNEASCVDEVNGYTCICLSGYDGVHCQTDIDECSSSPCQNDALCVDKVNQYRCKCKAGYKGANCENDIDECLSNPCENGGLCVDNINGYHCQCIPGYTGTNCEINIDECESSPCENGGSCNDGINRFECSCLPGYNGQMCATDINECASGPCLNNGTCEDGVNGYFCLCIPGFEGTQCEINVDECHSDPCDNGGFCMDGINGYICTCSPGYEGTQCEINIDECGSAPCFNGAECIDRIDRYKCRCRPGFEGTHCEVDINECDSNPCLNGASCLDQINRFECVCILGFKGVTCEADIDECSSSPCQNNATCEDHINHYTCHCLPGFDSIQCQTDIDECSSSPCEHGSKCEDLINGYLCHCPSGYEGIHCEIEIDECQSNPCLNGATCNDKINKYRCNCLPGYVGVHCEENVNECESIPCQNEGSCEDLVNHFTCNCQPGFNGRVCEMNIQECDSSPCFNNATCVDDIDGYHCDCQQGFEGVHCEVNIDECGSDPCRNGGVCSDKTNHYICNCTPGYVGSQCELEANECDSSPCQNGASCIDRVNKYKCRCLDGFDGAHCEINIDECESNPCYNSGTCVDGINEFHCSCVIGFAGVTCETNINECASDPCFNDGTCVDQVAGYVCECLDGFNGRHCNNDIDECESNPCLNNATCIDQVDGYECQCLQGFEGMHCGIDIDECTSSPCRNGAACEDMINGYRCECLSGYEGIHCGINIDECESNPCQNEATCVDRVNKYKCTCQQGFRGNQCEIDINECSSDPCSNGATCKDRINAYFCECNPGFAGINCETDINECESRPCENGATCVDKVNGYSCSCDLGYDGILCENNIDECGSTPCLNGARCHDEINGFMCQCTDGYHGVFCETNIDECASLPCKNNGKCKDKINGYICKCQEGFEGLHCENDIDECSSSPCMNSATCVDLTAGYECECSPGYIDFHCETDIDECVSSPCENGATCRDDVNGYTCLCMPGYQGVDCEEDINECGSEPCKNNATCVDKVDRYKCICIPGFRGKECQTNFDECTSNPCSNGGQCEDGVNDYICHCTPGYTGDLCEINIDECQSIPCQNDARCIDQINGFTCDCKDGYDDTLCSTDIDECSSQPCLNNGSCTDMINRFKCICIPGFDGALCGQNINECRSNPCLNNGECVDDINMYFCRCTPGFEGMQCELEVDECSSNPCRNDARCHDNINRYSCECVPGYEGTHCEINVDECLSDPCVHGGTCRDMTNEYQCLCRAGYNGENCENNIDECYSEPCFNNGNCLDKVNRYRCLCMDGFDGVHCEVNIDECASDPCMNAASCFDQIDSYHCLCQPGFTGVQCEIEINECSSYPCQNKAGCIDFINRYECQCKPGYEGVHCEIEINECISSPCLNDASCIDKVNRFRCSCLPGYEGVLCETNTDECQSSPCQNEARCQDRINGYICICPYGFDGGQCQVDINECESFPCHNGGLCLDRVNGYECQCAAGFRGVECKTDINECSSSPCQHNSECVDRINGYSCSCNKGTEGVHCEIDIDECASQPCQNGAECKDGMNGYQCQCQIGYQGVYCDVNIDECMSSPCQNLASCIDLVNGYSCDCIPGFSGPHCEINIDECVSEPCANGGACRDQINGYICGCLPGYDGNHCGHEIDECASSPCQNGANCLDHIDQYICQCLDGFMGTNCQVDINECASYPCVNDGTCFDKVNGYRCSCAAGFEGFQCQVNTNECESSPCLNGGNCVDQIDAFFCRCEAGYAGAICEINIDECASNPCKFASTCQDKIDGYGCECLSGYYGVHCQFEEDECESRPCGHGGQCIDEVNGFTCECAAGYQGVTCEFDIDECNNHPCQNGGTCIDRINEYDCQCVDGFGGSECQTDIDECASIPCHHNGACHDHTNGYRCTCMVGFEGDHCQTNINECESNPCSSYGRCIDRIDGYRCRCRPGFMGAHCEIDIDECQSDPCYHGSRCVDGLNGYSCQCRSGYQGPRCRDEIDECISNPCINGICLDRLNGYRCHCIKGFYGKNCAINHDECISNPCLNGATCQDAINDYNCECPLGYEGKHCEIITDECRSNPCQNGATCVDGFKEYTCECVLGFEGINCEVNINDCAGAPCQNRATCLDGISSYECQCVLGYKGEHCEFEINECDSHPCKNDGTCLNGVNSFYCYCPPGFEGWLCEVQIDECESSPCLHGGSCVDGTAEFSCQCKEGFSGIRCETVLDQCKLHPCYGNATCIKIHDDFRCLCPPGYSGLGCDDYDEEGCGSTKCFNGQCFIDGVTNNDIKYKCKCNNGFIGTECQTYLLNVTASVLIEEKHSQLSGLEHKMKEVLMEAMEKTDDIHNCSNVDIAIIDTTTGNGALSGMEFTNVTIYAMLDDKPADRDSLSHMLRALPPAHVNKLIHPYRLFVDRQMPPVLQTDITVNDEKKKKKSWGHRHWYVFLISIVILIGIASAVAYIVRRQRKAEIPPD; encoded by the exons ATGTGGTGTTTTGGGATTACGTTATTTCTAATTCTCCAG GGCATTATTTCTACTAGAGCGACAGTTATTGTCTCTTATCATCTCTCAACGTACCTGAACCCTTCGAGTAAGCAGTTGGATGGTGTCTGTTGCGACGGCATCTCTACAGACTTGTGTCAGACCAGATGCGacaacaaatttgaaatatgcTTCGGGCCTCTTGGAAA tgaCAATAGCACAGATGACTGTCCTTATGGAAAGTACAAAACAAATAAGGTACATGAAGATCGGGATCTGTTTCTCTTTCCTACTCCACTCCCTGGAGGTGTACCCAACCCGATCAACATCAGGATTGAAGAATGGAAG AAAGGTTTTCGAGTGAAGATGAAGGTATTTGATACCAATTCCTACTACAACCCGGAAATATTGGTCGATGTCTACGGGGACAACTTTCATATGCAGCCAGGCAGGACTCCATCGCGAGCTCGTAAGCACAGAAGGACCCTTAGTGGGGAAGGATCTTCACA gatCATCGTTAACATTAAACTATATTGCGATTCTCATTTCTATGGTCCCGAATGCTCTGTCTATTGCAAACCTCGAGGAGATGGAATTGACCACTTCTACTGCGACCCACTAACAGGCGATATAATTTGCCATGCTGGTTATACTGGGGATAGGTGTGCAGAG GAAATCGACGAGTGTGCTTCGTTGCCGTGTCAAAATAATGGTACATGCCACGACGTAGTGAACGGATTTTGGTGTACATGTCAAGAGGGTATAGCGG GTAATGTGTGTCAAACAAACCCCGATGACTGCCAAGAAAACGAATGCAGGAACGGAGCGTCCTGTATTGATGGATATGCCACTTATACTTGCAAGTGTCCTCCAGGATTCAGTGGGACTTACTGTGAGTTCAACATCAACGAATGTGCCAGCTATCCCTGTCAGAACAACGCTGTATGTTCCGACGGTATAAATGGATATGTTTGTCTGTGTATACCTGGATTTACTGGCACTCACTGTGAGACGAACATCGACGAATGTGCAAGTGATCCTTGTTACAATGGTGCGTCTTGCATAGACAGAGTTAACAAATATAAGTGTAGATGCATCAAAGGCTACGAAGGAGAATATTGCGAAGTTAATATCAACGAATGTGTCAGTGATCCGTGTCAAAATGGAGCAATTTGTATCGATGCAGTCAATGGTTTTGAATGTATCTGTAAGCCTGGATACCAAGGAAAATTTTGTCAAGTAAACACAGATGAATGTAAAAGCAATCCATGTTTGAATAGAGGTGAATGCGTTGATGGTGTCAATGGTTACAACTGCAGTTGTACTCCTGGATACACTGGAATTCACTGCGAGTTTAACATTGACGAATGTGCAAGTAACCCTTGTCTTCATGGCAGCACTTGCAACGACCTGGTCAATAGATATCGCTGTAATTGTCTCCCTGGATACGAAGGTGCAGAATGTCATATTGAAATCGATGAATGTCAGAGTAACCCTTGCCAAAATGAAGCACCATGTGTCGATGTTGTTGCTGGTTATCAGTGCGTATGCCTGCCTGGTTACGAAGGTTCTGAATGTGAGACAGATATCAACGAATGTAACAGTTATCCATGCGAAAATGACGGCATGTGTCTTGATGGAATCAATGGATACGCCTGTCAATGCAGAGATGGATTCGAAGGAATTCATTGTGAAATAAATATCGATGAATGTGAAAGTTCACCATGTCTGAACCAAGGAACATGCGACGATGGCATAAACAGTTACACCTGTATCTGTAAGCCAGGATTTACAGGGATTGAATGTGAAACAGATATTGACGAATGTGTGAGTGCTCCTTGCCAAAACGATGCTGCATGTATTGACGGAATAAATAGTTATATCTGTAAGTGTACACCTGGATATGAAGGTGACTACTGTGAAATCAATATTGATGAGTGTGCTTCACTTCCTTGTCTGAATGGAGCGACATGCATAGATGGAGTGGATGGATATGTATGCAGTTGTAGTCCAGGATACACTGATGTTAACTGCAAtttggaaataaacgaatgcaTAAGTATAGTTTGTCATAATGGCGGAGAATGCGTTGATCATATCAACAAGTATGAATGCGTTTGCTTGCCTGGATATAGTGGCTTACAATGTGAGATAAACATAAACGAAtgtgaaagtagaccatgtcaAAATGGAGCAACTTGCAAAGACCGCATCAATGGATATCAATGTAACTGCTTACCAGGATACGAAGGGTGGAACTGTGAAATTGAAACCGACGAATGTTCTAGTTCACCATGTGTAAATGAAGCTTCGTGTGTTGATGAAGTaaatggatatacatgtatttgtctcAGTGGATACGATGGTGTCCATTGTCAAACTGATATTGATGAGTGTTCGAGCAGCCCCTGTCAAAATGATGCGCTCTGTGTTGATAAAGTCAACCAATATCGTTGCAAATGTAAAGCAGGGTACAAAGGGGCAAATTGTGAAAATGACATAGATGAATGCTTAAGTAACCCATGTGAGAACGGTGGTCTCTGTGTTGACAACATTAATGGGTACCATTGCCAATGTATCCCAGGTTACACGGGGACAAACTGTGAAATCAACATTGACGAGTGTGAAAGTTCCCCTTGTGAAAATGGAGGATCTTGTAATGATGGTATCAATCGATTTGAATGCAGTTGCTTACCAGGATACAATGGGCAAATGTGTGCAACTGATATTAATGAATGCGCAAGTGGTCCATGTTTGAACAATGGCACATGTGAGGATGGGGTTAATGGTTATTTCTGCTTATGCATTCCTGGATTTGAGGGTACACAATGTGAAATAAACGTTGATGAATGCCATTCTGATCCATGCGATAATGGTGGATTTTGTATGGATGGCATCAATGGTTATATATGTACATGCTCTCCTGGATACGAAGGGACACAGTGTGAAATTAATATTGACGAATGTGGAAGCGCTCCTTGCTTCAATGGGGCCGAATGTATTGATCGTATTGATAGATACAAATGTAGGTGTCGGCCGGGATTTGAGGGTACACATTGCGAAGTGGATATAAATGAATGTGATAGCAATCCATGTTTGAATGGAGCATCGTGTCTAGATCAAATCAATCGATTTGAATGCGTATGTATCCTTGGGTTTAAGGGAGTAACATGTGAAGCAGACATAGATGAATGTAGTAGCTCACCCTGTCAGAATAACGCTACGTGCGAGGACCACATCAATCACTACACCTGTCACTGTCTGCCTGGTTTTGACAGTATACAATGCCAGACAGACATTGACGAATGTTCGAGTAGCCCTTGCGAACATGGATCAAAGTGTGAGGATCTCATAAACGGTTATCTTTGTCACTGCCCTTCCGGATATGAAGGAATCCACTGCGAAATTGAAATAGACGAGTGCCAAAGTAATCCTTGTCTGAATGGAGCAACCTGCAATGACAAAATCAACAAGTATAGGTGTAATTGCCTGCCAGGCTACGTAGGTGTTCATTGTGAAGAAAACGTTAACGAATGTGAAAGTATTCCTTGCCAGAATGAAGGATCGTGTGAAGACCTCGTTAATCATTTCACTTGTAACTGCCAACCAGGATTCAACGGGAGAGTTTGTGAGATGAATATTCAAGAATGCGACAGCAGTCCATGTTTTAACAATGCCACATGTGTTGATGATATCGATGGATATCATTGTGATTGTCAACAGGGTTTTGAAGGAGTCCATTGTGAGGTAAACATTGACGAATGTGGATCTGATCCTTGTCGGAATGGAGGCGTCTGTTCTGACAAGACAAACCATTACATCTGCAACTGTACTCCAGGATACGTTGGAAGTCAATGTGAACTCGAAGCTAATGAATGTGACAGCTCTCCTTGCCAAAATGGTGCTAGCTGCATTGATCGagtgaataaatataaatgtagATGTTTAGATGGATTTGATGGTGCTCACTGTGAAATTAACATTGACGAATGTGAGAGTAATCCATGTTATAATAGCGGCACGTGCGTTGATGGAATAAATGAATTTCACTGCTCTTGTGTGATAGGATTTGCTGGAGTAACTTGTGAAACGAATATCAACGAATGTGCAAGCGACCCATGTTTTAATGACGGAACATGTGTAGACCAAGTTGCTGGATACGTATGCGAATGCCTTGATGGATTTAATGGACGTCACTGTAATAATGACATAGACGAATGTGAGAGTAATCCATGTTTAAACAATGCAACATGCATCGATCAAGTGGATGGGTATGAGTGTCAATGTTTGCAAGGTTTTGAGGGCATGCACTGCGGGATAGACATCGACGAGTGTACCTCATCACCATGTAGAAATGGAGCTGCCTGTGAAGATATGATAAATGGTTACAGATGTGAATGCCTATCTGGATATGAAGGAATTCATTGTGGGATAAATATAGACGAGTGTGAAAGCAATCCTTGTCAAAATGAGGCAACCTGTGTTGATAGAGTGAACAAATACAAGTGTACATGTCAACAAGGCTTTCGAGGAAATCAATGTGAAATTGATATCAACGAATGTAGTAGTGATCCTTGTAGCAATGGTGCAACTTGCAAGGACAGAATCAATGCATACTTCTGCGAGTGCAATCCTGGATTTGCAGGAATTAATTGTGAAACAGACATCAACGAATGCGAAAGCAGACCTTGTGAAAACGGTGCGACATGTGTGGACAAAGTGAATGGATATTCGTGTAGTTGTGACCTTGGTTATGATGGCattctttgtgaaaataatattgatgaatGTGGAAGTACCCCGTGTTTGAATGGTGCTAGATGTCACGACGAGATAAATGGATTTATGTGCCAATGTACAGATGGGTATCATGGCGTCTTTTGTGAGACCAACATAGATGAGTGTGCAAGTCTACCgtgtaaaaataatggaaaatgcaaagacaaaataaatggTTATATCTGCAAATGCCAAGAAGGGTTTGAAGGATTGCACTGTGAGAATGACATTGACGAGTGCTCCAGCTCCCCGTGCATGAATTCAGCAACTTGTGTAGACCTGACTGCTGGATACGAATGTGAATGCAGCCCTGGATACATAGATTTCCACTGTGAAACAGACATTGATGAATGCGTCAGTTCTCCTTGTGAAAATGGAGCTACCTGCAGGGATGATGTTAATGGATACACCTGTTTATGTATGCCCGGTTACCAAGGAGTCGATTGTGAAGAAGATATTAATGAATGTGGCAGTGAACCTTGTAAGAACAATGCTACATGCGTGGATAAAGTTGACAGATATAAATGTATTTGCATTCCCGGTTTTCGTGGAAAAGAGTGCCAAACAAACTTCGACGAATGTACCAGCAATCCCTGTTCAAATGGCGGCCAGTGCGAAGATGGTGTGAACGATTATATATGCCATTGCACACCAGGATATACTGGTGACTTGTGTGAAATTAATATTGATGAATGTCAATCAATACCGTGTCAAAATGACGCTCGCTGTATCGACCAAATAAACGGATTTACATGTGATTGCAAAGATGGCTACGACGATACTTTATGCTCAACAGATATCGATGAATGTTCCAGTCAGCCTTGTTTGAACAATGGAAGTTGCACTGACATGATAAATAGATTCAAATGCATTTGTATACCAGGATTCGATGGGGCACTTTGTGGACAAAACATAAATGAATGTAGAAGTAACCCATGTTTGAATAATGGAGAGTGTGTTGACGatataaatatgtatttctGTCGATGCACTCCTGGATTTGAAGGAATGCAATGCGAACTTGAAGTTGATGAATGCTCAAGCAATCCTTGTCGAAATGATGCCCGCTGCCACGACAATATTAACAGATACAGCTGTGAATGTGTACCAGGTTATGAAGGAACCCACTGTGAAATTAACGTAGATGAATGCTTGAGTGACCCGTGTGTGCATGGAGGGACTTGCAGAGACATGACAAACGAATACCAGTGTCTGTGCCGAGCAGGATACAATGGGGAAAACTGTGAGAATAACATTGATGAATGTTACAGTGAGCCTTGTTTTAATAACGGCAACTGCTTGGACAAAGTCAACAGATACAGATGCTTATGCATGGACGGATTTGACGGTGTTCACTGTGAAGTAAATATCGACGAGTGTGCCAGCGATCCCTGTATGAATGCTGCTTCATGTTTTGACCAGATTGATAGTTATCACTGCCTTTGTCAACCCGGATTTACGGGCGTTCAGTGCGAAATTGAAATCAACGAATGCAGTAGCTACCCATGTCAAAACAAAGCAGGATGCATAGATTTCATAAACAGATATGAATGCCAATGTAAACCAGGATATGAAGGAGTTCACTGCGAAATAGAAATTAATGAATGCATCAGCAGTCCGTGTTTGAATGATGCTTCATGTATTGATAAAGTTAATCGCTTCAGGTGTTCCTGTCTTCCTGGATATGAAGGTGTGCTGTGTGAGACTAATACAGATGAATGTCAGAGCTCTCCTTGCCAAAATGAAGCGAGATGTCAAGACCGAATTAACGGATATATATGCATATGCCCGTATGGATTTGATGGTGGCCAGTGCCAAGTTGATATTAACGAATGTGAAAGTTTCCCCTGTCACAATGGTGGACTTTGCCTGGACAGAGTCAATGGATACGAGTGCCAGTGCGCTGCTGGTTTTAGGGGAGTGGAATGTAAAACAGATATCAATGAATGTTCTAGTAGCCCTTGCCAACATAATTCTGAATGCGTAGATCGAATCAATGGATATAGTTGCTCATGTAATAAAGGAACGGAAGGTGTACATTGTGAGATTGACATCGATGAATGTGCAAGTCAGCCGTGTCAAAATGGAGCCGAGTGTAAGGATGGAATGAATGGCTATCAATGTCAATGTCAAATTGGATACCAAGGTGTTTACTGCGATGTTAACATAGACGAATGCATGAGCTCCCCTTGTCAAAATTTGGCATCATGTATTGACTTAGTGAATGGATACTCCTGTGATTGCATACCAGGATTTTCCGGACCACATTGTGAGATAAATATCGACGAATGTGTAAGTGAGCCGTGTGCTAATGGGGGCGCTTGCAGGGATCAAATCAATGGATATATCTGTGGCTGCCTTCCGGGTTATGATGGTAACCACTGTGGACATGAAATCGATGAATGTGCAAGCTCACCTTGTCAGAACGGGGCAAACTGCTTAGACCACATCGATCAATACATATGCCAGTGTTTGGACGGATTCATGGGAACCAACTGCCAAGTTGATATCAACGAATGTGCTAGCTACCCTTGTGTTAATGATGGGACGTGTTTTGACAAAGTGAATGGATACCGTTGTTCCTGTGCTGCAGGGTTTGAGGGATTCCAGTGTCAGGTGAATACTAATGAATGTGAAAGTTCTCCTTGTCTTAATGGAGGAAACTGCGTCGACCAAATTGATGCATTCTTTTGCCGATGTGAAGCAGGATATGCAGGAGCAATCTGTGAAATCAATATCGACGAATGTGCTAGTAACCCAtgtaaatttgcatctaccTGTCAAGACAAAATTGATGGATATGGATGCGAATGTCTTTCGGGCTATTATGGTGTGCACTGCCAATTTGAGGAAGATGAGTGTGAGAGTAGACCTTGCGGTCATGGTGGACAATGCATTGACGAGGTAAATGGATTCACTTGTGAATGTGCTGCTGGATACCAAGGCGTTACTTGTGAATTTGATATTGATGAATGCAACAATCATCCATGTCAAAATGGCGGAACTTGTATTGATAGGATTAATGAGTATGATTGCCAATGTGTCGATGGGTTTGGTGGTTCCGAATGTCAGACAGACATCGACGAATGTGCTAGTATTCCCTGTCATCATAATGGTGCATGTCACGACCATACAAATGGCTATAGATGTACTTGCATGGTGGGTTTTGAGGGAGATCATTGTCAAACGAATATCAACGAATGTGAAAGCAACCCTTGCTCGAGCTATGGAAGGTGCATAGATAGAATAGATGGCTATCGCTGCAGATGTCGTCCGGGTTTTATGGGTGCTCATTGTGAAATTGATATTGACGAATGTCAGAGTGACCCTTGCTACCACGGTAGCAGATGTGTTGATGGCTTAAACGGATACTCTTGTCAATGCAGATCCGGTTACCAAGGACCACGCTGTCGAGATGAAATTGATGAATGTATCAGTAATCCATGCATAAACGGTATTTGCCTCGACAGATTAAATGGGTACCGTTGTCATTGCATTAAAGGATTTTATGGAAAAAATTGTGCGATAAATCATGACGAATGCATCAGTAACCCCTGTCTGAATGGTGCGACTTGCCAAGATGCAATCAATGACTATAACTGCGAATGTCCCTTGGGATATGAAGGAAAACACTGCGAAATCATTACCGATGAATGTCGAAGTAATCCTTGTCAAAATGGTGCAACCTGTGTGGATGGATTTAAGGAATATACGTGTGAATGCGTTCTTGGTTTTGAAGGAATCAACTGCGAAGTGAATATTAATGATTGCGCTGGTGCCCCTTGTCAAAATCGAGCTACTTGCCTGGATGGAATCAGCAGTTACGAATGCCAATGTGTTCTTGGCTATAAAGGAGAACACTGTGAATTCGAAATCAACGAATGCGACAGCCATCCTTGCAAAAATGATGGAACTTGCCTGAACGGAGTGAACAGTTTCTATTGCTATTGCCCACCCGGCTTTGAAGGTTGGTTATGTGAGGTACAGATAGACGAATGCGAAAGTAGTCCGTGTCTACATGGTGGAAGTTGTGTTGATGGCACTGCAGAATTCAGCTGTCAATGTAAAGAGGGATTCTCTGGTATCAGATGTGAGACTGTCCTTGATCAATGCAAGCTTCATCCATGCTATGGCAACGCTACCTGCATCAAAATACATGACGATTTCag GTGTCTTTGCCCACCTGGATATTCTGGTCTGGGTTGTGACGATTATGATGAGGAAGGTTGTGGATCGACAAAGTGCTTCAACGGCCAATGTTTTATCGATGGAGTAACCAATAATGACATCAAATACAAATGCAAATGCAACAACGGGTTCATCGGAACTGAATGTCAGACGT ATTTACTGAACGTCACAGCTAGCGTGCTAATTGAGGAAAAGCACTCACAACTGAGCGGTCTTGAGCACAAGATGAAGGAAGTGCTAATGGAAGCCATGGAGAAGACAGATGACATCCATAATTGTTCCAATGTGGACATCGCCATTATAGATACTACGACGGGCAATGGAGCCTTATCGGG CATGGAATTTACGAACGTAACAATCTACGCAATGCTGGATGATAAGCCTGCCGATCGCGATTCTCTATCACATATGTTAAGAGCTCTCCCTCCAGCCCATGTCAACAAACTCATCCATCCATATCGACTCTTCGTCGACAGGCAAATGCCACCTGTATTACAGACAGATATCACTGTAAATGacgaaaagaagaagaagaag TCCTGGGGACATCGGCATTGGTACGTTTTCTTAATTTCCATCGTCATCCTCATTGGAATTGCATCAGCAGTGGCGTACATCGTTAGGAG GCAGCGGAAAGCTGAAATTCCACCCGACTAA